The DNA window GGCTGAGCTCATGGTGTCACATGTGATTTGCTGGCTGTATTTCATACCTGGAAGACAAGTAACATGAGAGAACCAGTGCCGTCGTGTCCACAAGGTCGTGCTGGTTATTGTTTTGCCCCAAAGGATGAAAAAGACAAGACAGTCTAATGGTCTGGCACTGATATGTTGTCCTTTTAACCCTTTCACCCTTAGGCCATTACCGTGCTCAGGACTTGGTGGAAGGTTGGGGTTAGATGATGAGGCAGATTGGTTGTTGAAAGGCGTGTCGAGGGCCAGTTTGTGACGGAAGGCCTCTTCTTTGCGGCGGTTGGCGAACCAGTTGTACACCCGAACCTCAGTAACCAGGTTGGAGCCTAGTCCGGCAAGCTGGGATGGGGACACTCCCCTCTGGAGACACTCGGCCCTGAGACAGCAAGAACTTGCTCATACATggctttacatttaaaaacccACACTATTATAGATACTGGTCAAGAAGACCAGTAGTACAAGTTGGTGCATTTCTTTATGTTAAGAATTCTCATTATCTgtagcactaaacacaaagacCAGCAAATGTTGATGGATAAAAGAAGAACACTCATTTACTTAATGGAAAATGTGACAGGTAAATATGATCAAACCACACCTCTGTAGTccagatttctttctttgattcTTGCTTATTTTGTCTTCAATGTCACACTTGTTTTGTCAGAGACAAATGAGGAAGATCAGATAGCAGGTTAGCAGGTCACTGAACCATCACTGTGTCTCACCTGTTACACTCCTCCACCAacccttctctctcctccttgcTGGGGTTCTTCTGCCTTTCGTAGGCATGGAAGAGGATTTGCAGAGACGCTGGACCCCACTTGAACCTGTTCCTTCGACCTTTTTTGATgtcctctccctgctcctccaCAGATGCAAGGCCGTGTTTGGCATTGGTAAATTCTGGAAGGAAATGGtgatatgtttttctttctttcttgttttttttttttttttttgtactttcaaTATCAGTCTCCCAGAGAAGTGACATTTGAAATTCGGGAGCAGAAATGAGGGTCTTTGCAGCCCCACAGCGGCTCGTGTACTCACGCTGGCTGATCTCGCACTGCTTCTTGACGTACCAGCTGTACAGAGCAGCTCTCTTCTGGTTCTTCATCGGTGTTCCTTTGTTGAGGTGCTGGGAGAGGTGGGACTGATTGAGTCCTGTGGACTCCACCACCTCTCTCTGAGGGAGGTTGTGCTGCTGCATGTAGCTTTTCACAATTTTTGCAACATGCCAGGGGTCTTCCCTATTAGAGAAAGAcatcatatttgtgtgtgcttgtcttctacatatttatatgtatttttatttgactaaaCGAGTCAATTTCCCCCACCACAATATTTGGGGGTCTTTCTATCAAGTAAGCCCCTGCTAGAAAAGTGCTCAGACGCAGTTTGCCACAACATTAGACATAATGCATGGCCACTGAGAGGGAAGTAGATAGAGGTTTattgacagagagagataaggGAAAGCACACGGGGCAAAGTCCAGCTCTTTCAGATCACTGGAGGGGAAAACGTGTAAAAGCTTTATGAAGCCTAATATAACGCTTTCTAACTGCTAAGTTAGGAGCagtaaaaatgcacaaaactgcaaataaaaatcaTAGTTTTAACAGATTCCTATTCACCATTCACCCTAGAAATGTTTAAGATATTGTATTCGATAGTAACATGTAAGGACATTATAATGAGCAGCCTGTCAAATGTTCTTACTTCCTAAAAATGTACCTCTCAATACGTTCAAATAACTACACAGAGTGAATTCTTAATATTCTAAATCAGATGTTAAAGCTAAATGTAGAAATATCACTCATGCGCTGTGCAAACAAAGCCTCACATGACCAGCCCTGCTCCATTAATCTTCACCTATGCATGTAGCTTATTTATTAAGAAATGGCCAGAGAATAATGATGGGGTGGGTAATTAGTAACTAGCAAAGGAGGAACCCTCTTTAAATTCCCCTCAGAAGCCAGattgcagagagagagacagagaagcatgAGAAGGAGGGAGGTATTTGTAACCAAGCTTAAGAAGAATAGAGGAATAGAGGAGTTCACAGGTAAAACTGTTGTTTCAACTCTCAGCTACTTTATTGTGGCAGTGCAGGAGGTAGAGCAGACAGGTGGGGACTCAAGGCATTTTCAAGTTTTGACAGGATCAGACAAACTGCTACGTGACAACAGCAGTTAGTGAGAGATTAAGGtgatttttctgtctctatgGAGCTTCCGCAGAAGTGCTGGGATCTACTTACTGCAGTAGCTGGTCGACCTCGGCCCTCATCTTGGCCGCGTCCTCTGGGGCAAGCTTCTCCAGCTCGCGGAATATAGGCGGTGGGGAATCCATTTCTCCCTCCTCAGAGCTCTCTCCATCTACCCTCTCCCCCCTCTCGGCGCCAGCATTTGCCCTGTCCCGCTCCAGTTCCCCTACAGCTTGGATAAGGATGTCCCGGGACAGTCCAGATCCCAGCAGGGCCCAGATCAACTGCTCTTGAAGAGCAGTGAGACGGCTTGGCCTCGCTTTGCCTGCCTcggtcctctcctctccctccattAGTCTGATGCCTTACCTCGCCACTGCCTCGCAAACAAACAATGCTATCATGTGCACTACTACACTCAAACGACGGCCAGTCAGCCAGCGTTGGGCCTCATTATATCTGCAGCCCCTCTTCAGCCTAACTAGATGTATACTTTCATTTTGCTCTGTGTTGAATTTCCTCCCGATGTGTCCTGAGCTGCCTGGTTTTAGCTCTCCACCTGCTGTTTTGCTTTCAAAGgtcaattttccttttttttaaccttcctcctcttcaccccCTCCTCCTTACGTGCGCCCTGTGAACTTTGTCCCCGCTCCCTCAGTCCCCAACAGTGAccaaagttcattttaaaaacaataaataaaagtgaggGGATGTTACAGTCAGGCTACAGAGGCAGCAGCTCAGCTCTCAATAAAGAGACGACAAGTAAAGAGAAGAGAGTTTAAGGTGCGTTCACATGTGTAGATAGCTGTGatttcacagtgaaacacacttACACCCTATTATCTGAGAGTATAACTTCAATGTTATACTTTAAACTTCAAAGCTGAGGCATGtggttaaaaaatgttttgttttgttttttcattttaggcCAAGATTTAAAATCCTAAAAGAAGAGAGCAGTGTTAGATGAACTGAACAGACACATGACTTGACCTGGCCAACGTGCCACTAGAGAGCGCAGTTGTGTCATCTACACATCAGATCTTTCCAGTTCAAAAGGTTACTTAGGGTTGGCTGCTGTTGTGCTTTCTATGTTGTGCATGAGTTGCATCACTTAGTAAGAATAAAAGAGAGGAGATGAGCATTgtgacaactgaaaacagaatCTTGTTGTTAGTGTATATTGTATAAAGCTGTTTTTACCACTATAATGTGATGTAAAAGATAAAATCTTGCATTCACAATCCTAATGAAGTAAAAGAACAGATGTTATATCGCAAAATGTACTTCACAATCACAACGGTATATTATCATAtgtaatattttctatttttttaatgaaaaccagCATAACAAGCAATTATGTTACTGGTTTGCTGTtctcaaatgtttaaatgttatttattcacCTGTTGATACTGAAGCCTTGTTAGTTTCATGATTTTGTAAAGTTTAACTGTAGGTTGAAATGTCAAAGAACATAAATCGGCCTTTTTAGTacaacagttgtttttaaagactATAACTGActaattgttttaataaaacaattgaTGTTCATAAATCGTTAGTCGTAATGGCTCAGTCAACGGCCTCGACAGTTGCTGCTGAACGCAATGTTTTCTGCTGTACCATTTTACATAGACGTCGTTTTAATCAGATAATTTTGTCTCCAAATTCAagattttctgtctttgatctgcactcttgtttttttttttttcaaagactGCTGACAGGAATGATAAGTTGGAACTggactggaaaagaaaaagggcaAAATGAATGGGAGAAAACCTTTGAGAGTTAATGTAGCCCTTtatcttttttcctctctctttcagtgTAAAATGCTCACTTTCCCTGCCTGGATCACCTTATACCATTCTCAGGTTCAGCCTATCAGCACCTATTTGTGTGGAGCTCGTGTTACCCCACCCCACCCTTGGGAAGATggcattatactgtatttggaAGGGTAACAGAGCTCCCTCTATCTCCCTGAGACATGCCACTGACCTGTAATTAAGTCCCATTGTACTATTCAGAGGAAACTCCTCACCGAAACGGACAGAGGgcagtgtgtgtggtttttcaaCTGCTCAGATACCGCTGTGACTAATGCTCCACCACACAAGCTGGGTTTATCAAAAAGGAccacatgcagcacacattAGAGCTTGCATTTTCCCTCTCCAGAGAACTCAAAGCTATGTTGATTGGTAATGAGATACAATCCACACTGTCCATCTCTCATTAGTGAGCCATTGCTggctgcctctgtgtgttttctcactgctagctctctctcctgttccctcaacccccctccaccccctgcACACACCCATCCCAAACCCTGCCATTCAACCCCATTGATCATGCATGCAGAAATTTAACACACCCCTTAATTCCTGTCCAAATAGCCCCTGTCCCACTTCCAGACCTTCATCTGCTCATCTGTAGAGGATAGAGTAGGCCTGTGTGCGGGCAGGACACTGGCTGCAGCACTCAGCGAGGATAAACTGTGTTAGAGGAGACAATCACAAATCTAAATCTGTGCCCAAACATCCTGCTTGACACACTCAGAGCTTGTAGTGTTGCTCTGAAGTATAGATTCATTGTGGAGACATAACCAGAACTATAATTTAGCTTTCTCTTATGTCTTTCAgtgtcagcaaacacacacacaaaaataaccCTTCTTGTTTCCACACTTTGCTACTCAGCTCGGATTGCATCCATTTTATATCCACTGTAGGTCAAAGCTGTCATTGTCTTTGCATAACTTGCTCAGGCTATTGATCGGCCTTAACGATGGTTACCAGGTCACATGTTGAGTCAGTGTTGAGAAGATTAGCTGGAGCTGGCTTTGGTACTAATTAAATACTTAAACTCCAGCAATGAATGAGCTCACAGCTCTCAAACGTCCTGCTTAGCCACACTATACGAGCATGTTAGCAGGACAGACAAACAGTTTCTACTTAAGAAGAAGCAATTGGAAAAGTGAATAAACTTAGTAGATGATTTAATGTCACTGTTACTATGGAGGGTGAAAATGGAACAATCCAAAAAATGATCGTTCACCTCAGATACACCATTATATAGGTAAATAAATGGATCAGTATGATACTAGAAACTAGACTAGCGATACTAGAGAAACGCTGGCTTCATGTTGACTCAGTGTCATCTAAACATGGTGGTAACTAATTTCATAACTGACTGTTGGCCAATGGTTGTGAAACCGATACACTTTGTTGCTTGACTTTTGCACTGTAAAGACAATGCATCATTTACAGAGAAGTCGACAACATGTTCTGTTACATGTCTGTATCATTACTTTGTGTCTGTATCATTACTTTGTGTCTGTATTACTTGTTACTAGACCAATTTAGTGAGACATTGCGGTGATTTACTGACATAAAATATATGTTGGGTGTCATAGTTTTTCCATCCTGTGTAATTTACTTTAACAGTAAAGCTGTCATCATAGCTGAAGTTTGAAGAAAGCTACTGAAAAGCAAAATGAGATCTTCACACAGACTGTAAATTGTTAACACTTCTATTTAAACGATAGAAATTGCATCAAGTTTCTCAACATGAGTAACAAAGATTACCGGAAGTCAGGAGACTCTGTCTTCACAATAAAGGTTCATGGGTCTAGGTCTCGCTCAGAGCAAGAAGGACGCGGGTTTGAATCCCCGGCTCTGCAGGGTGCCTTTCCGTGAGGAGGCTGTATGTTCTCCTCGTGTTGTTATTCCGACTTCCTCCCACTTACACAGAAATGCATGTTAGATGACTCGGTGACTCTAAATTGTATAAATCTAATATCTGCCGTGCGATaggtgaggaagatgaggacaagtggttaagacagtggatggatggatagaatACATGAGGACTTAGCACATTCATTGCCTTTCACTTCTCATAAGTGTCAGCAATCGAGATTCAGTCTGTCTGCGTTTTGTTACAATCACTTTACAAGTAACCCCCGATCCCTGGGTAAAACGGCGCCTTTGATCACCTGTTACCTCGTGttacctttattttgaaaggctcTGCCGGAAGCGCAGTGGCTGTTAAGCGCAGGCTTTGACGCTGGAGCCGCTGTGgtgggatgagagagagagagagagagagagagagagagactgactgactgagtggaggaggaggtggagtcTGTCCCAGCCTGCATCTGGCCCGCTCCCCTCTCTGTCACCCCGGGCCAAACCCGCCCAGCTCTTCTCACTCACTCTCCGCCTGTTTTCCCGCACGGCTCGGCCCGGACGCACACggcactcactcactcactcactcactcactcacagagacacagacggGAGGACACGGAATGGAGACGGAAGGGAGCCAGAGCAGCCTGTCCAACACGGACTCCCCACACGACCCCTGGTAATGAAAAACTTTTTCTAATAGTCTCTCCTGCCTCCGACACAGACGTGGTATCCTGCGGGGGGACTCCAGTGCGCACACCTCCACACAGAGAGGCTTCAGGAGGAATCAGAGATGTTACACTGACAAATCACTCTTCACGTCCATGATCACACTTTCAGAACCTCAATAACAACTTTGTCTAATCCTCGCACACATTCAATTTACACAATCTTCCTTTAACCaatatgtaaatacaaatattttctctctcttttttttttttttcccgcaGCAAAATGTTCATCGGTGGACTGAGTTGGCAAACAACACAAGGTAAATCTTTTTCCACTCCTCTCATATAATGTCACCGGGTCTTTACAAATCAGGAATTCATGGATTAGATGGAACCAGTAGAaccttattttaaaaaaaaaagaagaagctatTTCTTGAGGTTTGTTTGCTTAcattgaatgtgtttatttgtttttcctgttttggaCTTTTACATTTGAAACCTGCTCAGAATGAATGCCCCCATTCAGAACTACCATAGAATAAATGACTCGTTCTTAAACGCTCGTTGAAAAGCTCATTATTTGAGGATGAAGGCTGTAAAAAGATGACAGACTGTGGTCGTAATTATGCTATCATCTCTTTGTGACtgatctttttatattttacacgTTTAACTGATAAAATGCTTGAACTTTGGTGAAGACTCTGTAGCTACACACTTTTTATTCACCTGTTAATATGTCTTCTTACCACCTCGTTTTGTGCCCCAGAGGGTTTGAAGGAGTACTTCTGCAAGTACGGCGAGGTGAAGGAGTGTATGGTGATGCGAGATCCGGTTACTAAGCGCTCGAGGTGAGGGAGCTGTGAGCTTGGATTCTCCGCCGGAGCTGAAAGTTTATCTGACCTCTGTGATTCCTCGCTGCTCATAACGTATCATTACATGTCAACATAAGTTTCTGTGTCATTAATACTCCCATCC is part of the Anabas testudineus chromosome 9, fAnaTes1.2, whole genome shotgun sequence genome and encodes:
- the hnf1a gene encoding hepatocyte nuclear factor 1-alpha isoform X1; this encodes MEGEERTEAGKARPSRLTALQEQLIWALLGSGLSRDILIQAVGELERDRANAGAERGERVDGESSEEGEMDSPPPIFRELEKLAPEDAAKMRAEVDQLLQEDPWHVAKIVKSYMQQHNLPQREVVESTGLNQSHLSQHLNKGTPMKNQKRAALYSWYVKKQCEISQQFTNAKHGLASVEEQGEDIKKGRRNRFKWGPASLQILFHAYERQKNPSKEEREGLVEECNRAECLQRGVSPSQLAGLGSNLVTEVRVYNWFANRRKEEAFRHKLALDTPFNNQSASSSNPNLPPSPEHGMKYSQQITCDTMSSARGGAGERAGRLVASPVQLEPSHTLLETHNPKTVSSGGPLPPVSTLTSLHSLSASPSSQGLIMASLPSVMSLGESSLLIGLTSTQPQTVPVINNMGAGFTTLQPISFQQQLHASPQQPISQHLQSHMGASPFMATMAQLPCHMYKSDSPQYHSSSLLSQAMVITDSSSLGTLTSLATVRQILTTDPEDDTDPPLQEDSLHMQPHTPVPGAPSSESLELYPASQATESHQSHLLSPSPTDISSYMPSQMVSTAQ
- the hnf1a gene encoding hepatocyte nuclear factor 1-alpha isoform X3; translation: MEGEERTEAGKARPSRLTALQEQLIWALLGSGLSRDILIQAVGELERDRANAGAERGERVDGESSEEGEMDSPPPIFRELEKLAPEDAAKMRAEVDQLLQEDPWHVAKIVKSYMQQHNLPQREVVESTGLNQSHLSQHLNKGTPMKNQKRAALYSWYVKKQCEISQQFTNAKHGLASVEEQGEDIKKGRRNRFKWGPASLQILFHAYERQKNPSKEEREGLVEECNRAECLQRGVSPSQLAGLGSNLVTEVRVYNWFANRRKEEAFRHKLALDTPFNNQSASSSNPNLPPSPEHGMKYSQQITCDTMSSARGGAGERAGRLVASPVQLEPSHTLLETHNPKTVSSGGPLPPVSTLTSLHSLSASPSSQGLIMASLPSVMSLGESSLLIGLTSTQPQTVPVINNMGAGFTTLQPISFQQQLHASPQQPISQHLQSHMGASPFMATMAQLPCHMYKSDSPQYHSSSLLSQAMVITDSSSLGTLTSLATVRQILTTDPEDDTDPPLQEDSLHMQPHTPVPGARLFL
- the hnf1a gene encoding hepatocyte nuclear factor 1-alpha isoform X2 — its product is MEGEERTEAGKARPSRLTALQEQLIWALLGSGLSRDILIQAVGELERDRANAGAERGERVDGESSEEGEMDSPPPIFRELEKLAPEDAAKMRAEVDQLLQEDPWHVAKIVKSYMQQHNLPQREVVESTGLNQSHLSQHLNKGTPMKNQKRAALYSWYVKKQCEISQQFTNAKHGLASVEEQGEDIKKGRRNRFKWGPASLQILFHAYERQKNPSKEEREGLVEECNRAECLQRGVSPSQLAGLGSNLVTEVRVYNWFANRRKEEAFRHKLALDTPFNNQSASSSNPNLPPSPEHGMKYSQQITCDTMSSARGGAGERAGRLVASPVQLEPSHTLLETHNPKTVSSGGPLPPVSTLTSLHSLSASPSSQGLIMASLPSVMSLGESSLLIGLTSTQPQTVPVINNMGAGFTTLQPISFQQQLHASPQQPISQHLQSHMGASPFMATMAQLPCHMYKSDSPQYHSSSLLSQAMVITDSSSLGTLTSLATVRQILTTDPEDDTDPPLQEDSLHMQPHTPVPASSESLELYPASQATESHQSHLLSPSPTDISSYMPSQMVSTAQ